The Nitrospinota bacterium genomic sequence CGAAGTTATATTGTCGAAAGCGCCATCGAGGCGTATCTGGACGTGAACGAATGGCAAATCAAGGCCATCAGAAAAGCCCTCAAGGACGCCGCCAGCCCATCCGCCCAATGGATCGATCATCAGGTTGTGAAGGCCAGGTGGGAGCGCAGGCGTGCGGATAAGATGGCTTAAAGCCGCCGCGGACGACCTTCTCCATGTTGAAGCTTTCATTGCCCGCGAAAATCCCGCAGCCGCTGTTGACGTGGTCTTGGCCGTGATTAACGCCGTGGAAAAACTTGGCCGGTTCCCCGCAATGGGGCGGCCCGGCCGTGTGGACGATACAAGGGAGCTTGTGGTCGGTGGTTTTCCATTTATTGTCCCGTACACCGTCAGGAAAGATGTGGTGGAAATATTGCGAGTGTTTCACCAGCGCCAGAAATGGAGCGATATGGATTTTGATATGGAATCAGCCCGGATAAAATGACTTTTCCCCTCGGCCTTTACATTCACATCCCTTTCTGCCGCCACAAGTGTTTCTATTGTGATTTTCACTCCGTGCCGGGGAAGGACGAACTGATCGGCGGCTATATCACCGCCGTCATCAAAGAAATCCAGTCGCGCGCGTCCATGGCCATCAACCGCAAAATCGGTTCCATATTTTTCGGCGGCGGCACTCCTTCGCTTCTTTCGCCGGAACACGCCGAGGCGATTCTGGACACATGCCGAAAATCGTTCGGGATCGCCCCGAACGCGGAAATCACAATGGAGATGAATCCTGAAAGCGTGGAGGCTGTAAAACTTTCCGCATATCTGGCAAGCGGGGTGAACCGCGCCTCCATCGGCGTACAGTCGCTCAACGGCAAGCGCCTAAAATTCCTCGAACGGGTCCACACCGCCGGTCAGGCCCGTAAGGCCATCGAAACGGCTTTTCTGGCCGGTTTCGAAAACGTTTCCGCCGATTTCATGTATTCGCTCCCCGGCCAGACGATGGACGAATGGCTCACCGGGCTTGAGACCGCCGCCGGGTGGGGGATATCGCACATATCGTGCTACGAACTCACACCGGAAGAGGCCACGCCGCTTGGCCGGGCCGTGAAGGCAGGTGAAGTGAACCTTGCGGAAAACGGCGTGAAACTTTTCGACGCAACGGAAAGCGCGCTGGAAAACCGCGGATTCGTCCATTATGAAATATCGAACTACGCCCGGCCTGGGCGCGAATGCGTCCATAACCTGGGTTACTGGAAATACCGGGACTATATTGGCGTTGGGGCGGGGGCGCATGGATTTATCAATGGCGGGCGGTGGGAGAACGTGCGCGATATCGAAACATACATAAGCCAGACCGGCGATAGCGGCATGGCCGTCAAGCGGGCTGAAAAAGTGACAGGCGAAATGGAATGGACGGAGCGGCTTATGCTGGGATTGCGGATGAAAAACGGGATACCTTTCGGCGGCGCGCAAATCACGGATAAAATAAAGTCCATGATAAGCGGAGGGATGCTCGAATATGCCGGCGGGAACCTGCGCGCAACGGCGAAAGGATGGAGGTTGCTGGATTCCGTGCTGGCGAATGTATAATGAAGGCCATGAGCAAAGACTATTACGAACTGTTGGGCGTCAAACGCGACGCGGATGAAAAAGAGCTGAAAAAGGCCTATCGCAAGCTGGCCAAGCAGTACCATCCTGACAAAAATCCGGGCAACAAGGCGGCCGAGGACAAGTTCAAGGAGATCAGCGAAGCCTACGCGGTGCTTTCCGACAAGGACAAGCGCGCCAAGTACGACCGGTTCGGCCACGACCGGTTCCACCAGACATACAGCCAGCAGGACATCTTCAACGGCGCCAATTTCCAGGATATTTTCAGCGAAATGGGGATCGGCGGCAACATATTCGAGATGTTTTTCGGCGGCGGGCGCGGCGGTGGAGGGCGCATCCGGTTCGAACAGGGGGGCGGCGGCATGGGGGGCGGATTCGGGTATGATCCTTTCGCCGGGCAACGCGGCGCGGCGCGCGGCCAGGATTTCGAGACGGAGATGACGGTAAGCCTGCGCGAGGCTGTGAAAGGATGCGAACGGCCGCTCACCCTAAGGACGCCGGACGGAGTCCAGACGCTTACGGTCAAAATTCCGGCGGGGATAGAGACCGGCAAAAAGCTGCGGTTGAAAGGGAAGGGGGGCAAGGCCCCTCGCGGCGGCGAGGCGGGGGACGTTTATGTGGTGATAACCGTGGCGGAAGACCCGGTGTTCAAGCGGGAAGGGGCGGACCTTTATGTGGACGCCCATGTGGAATATTCAAAGCTGATCCTCGGCGGAGCGGTGGCGGTGGAAACGCTGGATGGGGAACGGACCATCAAGGTGGCCCCGGGCGCCGATCCGGGGAAGATGATCCGCATAAAAGGAGGCGGCGCGCCGATGCTAAAGGGTGGCGGCCACGGCGATCTTTATGTGAAGCTTCGGGTGAAGGCCCCGGCCCATCCCACCGATGAGCAGAAAAAGCTGGCGGCGAAGCTGGCGGAGCAGGGGCTGTAGGACAAGAGCGTTGCGTAACTAATATGATGCTATATATTATCAAAATAAGGTGATAACCTGATTTAAGGCACTATGTGAAAAAGGATCGGCCATGCCTATAATAAAACCAATTTCCAGCCTTCGAAACCAGACACGCGCAATCGCCTCCTTGTGCCATGAGCGCGACGAGCCGGTCTATCTGACCACCAATGGCGAGGGGGACCTGGCCGTTATGAGCATTGAGCATTATGAAAGGCTTAGCGCCAGGGCCGAGCTTTACGGAAAACTCGCCGCCGCGCAGGCCCAGGCCGCCTCGGGAGAAAAGGGCCTTGCCCATTCTCAAGTGATGAAAAAACTCCGGCTCCGGCTGCATGGCGGATAAATACAAGCTTCGGTATTTACCTGCCGCTTACGATGATCTTGTTTCTATTTTTGACTGGATCGCAAACGATTATCCCGCCAAAGCCGCTGAGTTTGTCAGTGAACTTGACAAACGCGCCGGAGCCTTGGGATCCCATCCATTTCTTGGCCGCATACCACGTGATGAAAAGCTTAAAAACGCCGGTTATCGCGTTCTAATCATCGAATCATTTATTGTGTTTTACGTTGTCCGCGGCAAGACGGTCGAGATCCATCGCGTGGTCCACTGCTCCCGCAATCTTGACGACATGATTTAGAATCCGGATTGTGGACGGCGTTCAATGAAATGGGGAAGCACGCCCTGCTTATTTCCCGCCGTTCTCGCCTGATTTCTCCAAGTCTATCATCTCGCTCCCCTTGACGTATGTGGCGGGCACCACCTTGGATATCTTGCTAAGCTGTTTTACGATTTCCTTGACCCGCATGGAGAGGTTGAGCACGTCGTTGACGGTCTCGTCCACTTCCCCGGGCTTCAATTCCTTCCAGTTCTTGAGGAACTCCAGGTTTCCGATGATCCCGGTGAGGGGGTTGTTGATCTCGTGCTGGAGCGTCACCGACATTTTCAGCGCCGCCTCCAGCTCTTTCTTCGCGGAAAGCTCGTCTTCCAGCGATTTGATGCGAAGGTGCGCCGCCACGCGGGCCAGAAGCTCCTCCGGGTTGAACGGCTTTGTGATGTAATCGTTGGCGCCCACGTCCATCCCCTGGAGCTTGTCGCCAAGTTCGGTCTTCGCGGAGATCATGATGATGGGGATAAAGCGGGTCTTGTCCTCTTTTTTCAGCCTGCGGCACACCTCGAACCCGTCCATGTCCGGCATCATGATGTCCAGCAGGATGATGTCCGGCTGGTCCGCCGCCACTTTTTCAAGCGCTTCCTTGCCGCTGCCGGCGGTGGCTATCTTGTACTCTTTCTTGCGCGCAAGGGTCATGCGCACAAGCAGGGATATGTTCGGGTCGTCGTCAACTATCAGAACTTTTTGCATTCCAAACCCCTGATTAAGGCGCCCTTTTCAAGTTCAGAATGCATTGTACTATGCCAAGCGCCAGGATGCGCGAGATTTTATAAACTGGAAAAAGGGGGCGTCCAAAACCTGATGCGTCATTTTTAAGCTCCGTTTTTAATGTTTATGTTGAAATTATAAGCAGGTTTTTTCTTCCGCGTGTTTTCTCGCCGCTCACACAAGTTGTCGAATTGTGTTCACTTTTTGTGGAGTTGAACTGTCACAACTCCGACATTTTCAACGCATCATATTTAAGCCCATTTTTATGACTACGCTTAAATTATAAGCGGAATCCATCTTCCGTATTTTTCCGAGCGCCAGTGAAAACAAGGCGTTTTAAGCTTTTTGGTTTATGGCGCCTGGCTTGCAATCTTTCATTAGCCATTGATTGTAAATGAAGTGAATGATGAAAAAGCCAAACGTAAGCCCCGGCGGGCTTATACTAAAGAAGCCGCTGGGAAGGCTTTCAAGGATAGCCCTGATATCCGTTTATATCTCGGCTTTATTTATTCCACTTGCGCCGCTTGGAATAAAGGGCTCTTTTTTGCTGGATAGCTCGCCGGAGTTTTGTGTTTCCTGCCACGTCATGCAAAAAAGGTATGAAGGCTGGTCGCATTCCGCGCACAAGAACTCGGCCACGTGCACCGATTGCCATCTGCCGCAACAGACGTTTGTCACCAAAATCGCCGGCAAGTTGAGGGACAGCCTTAATCACGGTTACGCCTACGCGTTCAACAGCGTCCCCGATCCCATAAGAATAAAGAAACACGGAGCCGAAACGGTGATGCAAAACTGCATAAGGTGCCATGAACGTCTGGTGTCGGGAATACATAACGAAGGCAGGAAGTGCTGGGATTGCCATCGCGGCCTGCCGCACGGATATTAAGGAGGGTTTTGTCATGACATTGAGCCGTTATGCGTTGTCCGCGCTGTTAATCGCGGCAGTTTCATGTTTCGGATGCGGACAGAAAAGCAATCCGGTGGATGCGCCGTTCACTATTCCGAAAGGGGAGAAAGACCCCGCCGTCTGGGGAAAGAAATATCCCAACCACTACGACAGCTACCTGAAAAATTCCGAGATCAGCAAGGGATACAGCAAATACAGAAGCGACGAAGAATGCAGGTTAAGCCCGTGGCCGTTCCAGCTTGCCCTGTTTGACGGGTGGGGCTTTGGCGTTGAATACAACGAGCCGAACGGGCATACGCAAATGTTGAAAGACCAGCTCAAAATAGACCCCTCACGCCGAAAGGCCGGCGGCGTTTGCATGACATGCAAAACCGCATACGCCCCCGAATTAAAGGAGAAGCTGGGCGCCGGTTATTTCAGCAAGCCATATGACGAGGTATGGAAAGAGCTTCCCGAAAAGCACAGGGAAATGGGGGTCGTATGCGCCGACTGCCATGATTCCGAAACGATGAACCTGAGAATCAGCAGATGGACGCTCATTGACGGCTTGAAGGCGATAGGCAAAGACCCGGACAGGCTGACGCGCCAAGAGCTTCGCAGCCTCGTATGCGCCCAGTGCCATGTAACTTACGCGATTCCCAAGGACAAGGACAACAAGTCCACCGGCCTTCTGTTCCCGTGGAAATACGGGAAATGGGGAAACATCTCCATCGAGAACGTCATACGGCAAATCAAGGACGACGGCTTGAGGGAATGGAAGCATAAATTGACGAATCAGAAGCTGGGGCATCTGCGGCATCCTGAATTCGAGCTTTTCTCATCGCCTGGCAGTGTGCACTGGGCGGCTGGCGTGGCCTGCGCGGATTGCCACATGCCATATGAGCGGGTCGGCGGCGAAAAGATGTCGTCCCACAGGTGGGAAAGCCCCTTGAAAAAGAACATGAAGGCGTGCATGCAGTGCCACAACCAGAGCGCCGACTGGCTCAAAGAGCGGGTGTTCGACATACAGGACAGGGTCAATCACTTGTTCACTAAAGCCGGTTACGCAGTCGCAGGGGCGGCGTTGACGATAGAAGCGGCGGAAAAAATTCCGCGAGTTGACCAGAAAGCGCTTCTAAAAGCCAAAGAGGTTTACGAGGAGGCGTACTACCGGAACACATGGATCGGCGCTGAAAACAGCATGGGTTTCCATAATCCGCCGGAAGCCTTGCGGGTGTTGGGCGACGCGCTTGACCAGGGGCGCCGGGCGGAAGCGTTAGCCAGGGAAAGCATAATTAAAGCCGGGGGCTCTCCGCCGGAACTGGACATGGCAAAGATAAAAGCGGTTATCGCGGAACGGTACAAGTCCAAAGACGGCAAGACCGGGTACAAGGGAAACGTCCCGGAGAAGGCGAAACTGCTGGCGGAGGGTGGCCGATGATTGACGCGGGTGACACGGCATGGATGCTTTTCGCCACCGCGCTCGTGATGCTGATGACCGTGGGCGTCTCTTTTTACTATGCGGGAATGTCGCGGAAGAAAAACGTTCTCGCCGCCATCATGCACGGTTTCGCGCCACTATGCCTGGTGAGCGTCATCTGGGTGCTGTGGGGTTACACCATCGCTTTTGGACGCGATAACGGAGGCATCATCGGCGGGCTGGAATGGCTGGCGCTTGCAGGCGTGGGGTCCGCCCCCTCCGCCTCCGCCGGAACAATTCCTCATCTTGGTTTCGCCGCCTTCCAGGGAATGTTCGCCGTGGTCACCACCGCCATAATCGCGGGAGCTTTCGCCGAAAGGATGAAATTCACCGCGTTTCTGCTGTTCACGGCGTTATGGGTGACCTTTGTTTACGCTCCGCTGGCCCATTGGGTGTGGGGCAAGGGGGGGTGGATCGGCGGGGTCCTTGGCGCGCTGGACTTCGCGGGCGGAACCGTCGTCCATATCAGCGCCGGCGTGGCCGCCCTTGTGGCGGCTTTTTTAATCGGCCCGCGGCGGGGCTTTGGAGTCTCGTCAATGGCTCCGCATAATCTGGTTTTCACATTGATTGGCGCGGGCTTGCTGTGGTTTGGCTGGTTTGGCTTCAACGCGGGCAGCGCGTTTTCCGCCGGTAATCTGGCGGCGCTGGCTTTCATCAACACGAACAGCGCGGCCGCCGCCGCCGCTTTGGCCTGGATCATCATTGAATGGCTTCAAAAGGGCAAGCCCACTTTCCTTGGCGCGGCAAGCGGCGCCCTTGCCGGTCTTGTCGCAATCACTCCCGCCTGCGGCTTCGTGGGGCCGTTACCGGCGATGATTATCGGAGCCGCCGCCGCTCCTCTTTGTTACGGCGCGATAATGTTGAAGCCAAGACTCGGCTATGACGATTCTTTCGACGTTTTCGGCGTGCACGCCGTCTGCGGAACATGGGGCGCGATGGCCACAGGGCTTTTCGCCTCCACCGCCGTCAACCCGGCCGGTTTGAACGGCTTTTTTTCCGGAAACCCCCCGTTATTGGGAATCCAGGCCATCGCGGTGATCGCCACTTACGTGTATGTGGCGTTATACACCTATATCATTTGCAAGATCGTGGACAGGGTCGTTGGGTTGCGGGTCAGCGAAGACGATGAAATAACAGGTCTCGATTACACTCAGCATAGAGAGAGCGCATACAATTCCTGATTCAACTCAGGCCGCGGAGGCGGGAGTGAGCATTAACCGGCTTGTCAGCGCGAAACTGGCCAGTTAATAAGCCGCTAAGCTCACGCTAAAGTTCTTTTCCAGCGATCCGGACAAGCCGGGCGGGATCGAAAATGAAAAAAGGATAGTCCCGCGCCGTGGCTGCTTGCCACTGTTTTTCAAGCGAGGTCAAATGTTCCAGTTCGCCTGCAAGGGCCTTTCGCGCTGGTTCCTGCATCGCGCTCAACGCGGAGTTGATCTCCTTTATCCTGCGGCCGATCGCTTTCCTGTCCGCGCCGGGATACTTGATCGCCTCCACCAGGCGCGCCTTTTCACCTGTCAACGCCGCCGCCTCGGCTCCCGGGGGCGCGGTGAGTTCTGGTTTCTGTTCGATATCACGCAAGGAGCCATGGATTTCCTCCATCCGCCTCGCCGGATTTTCAGCTTCCGCGCCGGGCCAGAGGGTGGCGGAAACGCATGCGTATTCCGGAGGCTGGATCCCATAAAACTTGCGCATTATGCCGTCGCTGATGGCGTCATACTTGGCTCCGCCGCAGCCGTGGATGAAAAAGTCGCAGACGAACAGCCGCAGGAAAATCGAAAGGGTTATGGCTTTCGGGCGGATTTGCGCCCGGCCCGCAAGGATGTCTTCCATTTCAAACAGCGATCCCGATTCGGACACCATCGTCAGCGAGCCGCCCAGCTTCTCAACGTACGCCCGCTCCCTGCCTGCCCCGGCGATTATCCAGAAGGGGGTCTCGGCTATCCCCGCCTTGACGCCAAGGTTTGGAAACGGATTTATCGGGTAGCGCAGTTTGTGTTCTTTCCTGTACCGTTCAAGTTCGCCGTTGTACGCCGCCGTAAAATCTTCCAGCCTGCGCAGAATGTCCACCGCATACTCCAGGAACGCCCCTGTGGTGGACAAGGTGGACACCTTCAATTCCAGACAATTTTCCCCCACAGGTTTTTCCCACGCCCGCCGGATGATTATGGAGCGCGAAGTGAAATCCGGCGTGTCCATCGAAGAGCTGTTCAACCTGTCCAAAAAACTTTCCGCCGCCGACCTGGGGATTTTTAAGCGAGGCCCGTCCATAAGGCCGATGGCGGCCTTCAAGCGCTCAAGCGTTATGTCCGGCGACTCGGTTTCGGCGGTCTCGTATAGACGGTTGCGGCCCGGTTGCGGAAAGATCAAAGCATCTGTCTTGACGATCCTTCCATCGTTTAACGATGGTATGGCCGCCCGTTCCGCCTCGAACACGTCCGTGTCCACCGAAATGAACAGCGGCGTTAGCCCCAACGCCTTGGCCGCCGTCATCAGCGTTATGTTCTTGAAGGCCACTCCCGGATGGAAAAGCTCCGGCTGGTGGCCGGAACAGATGACCGGCGCCAAAGGGGAGGGCGCCACCGGCGCTTGAAGACCCAGGCTTGAGGTATATTCAACGGCCTTTGACAAGGCGGACGAACGCGCCAGCTCCGCCATTTTCGCGAGATGCGTGTTGGCCGCCGCGCGCTCTTTGGCGGAGCGGATGTTTCTGGCTATCGCCTCGGCAAATCCGGAGGCTGGCGGTATGCAAAGTGTCTCGCCGTCGTTTTCCGGGATGGCGGCCCTGTCCATTTTCAAAACGTCACTTCCCCTGCGGCGCTATGCGGTCCGCCTGGATTTTGGCGTATTTTTCATCCGCCATCTTTCAAGCTCGCGTTCCACCACTTCCATATAGTACCCAAGCCGCTTTTCCGGATCGTCAATGCCGCCGCCGAAGGTGCGGGAGAGGTTTTTGTATATGCGCGGCGTGGGAATTTCCTGTACCGAAAGGCCGGAATGTTTCGCCTGTATCCAGAACTGCAAAGGCTGGGCGTAGCCCGGTTCGTCCAGGGAAAGCCTGGCGATGGCTGAAACGCGGTAACACTTGAAGCCGCAGAACGAGTCTGTGAGGTTGAATCCTGTTATCTGGTTTATCACTTCGGTGATCTTGCGGTTTATGTCCAGCCTGTCGGGCGGGGCGGCGTCGTCCTCCGGCGATGTTTCCAGATACCGCGAACCGGATAGAACGTCATAATCCCCCAGTTCGGCGAACATACGCCCGATGAACTTGGGCTCGTGCTGTTCGTCGCAATCTATGGTGACAACCTTTTCGTATCCGTTCCTGACGGCGTATTCAAGCCCGTCAATCACCGATTTCCCATACCCCATGTTGCGTTCATGGCGCAGGACCACGATCCCCGGCGTGTTTTGAAGCGTTTCATACGAGCCGTCGGTGGAGCCGTCGTCCACGGCGAGAATGTCCCCGTCGTGGTTGTCCCGTATTTTGGCCATCACAAGGGCCAATGTGGCGATTTCGTTGTACACAGGCACGGCCACAAGATCGCTCATTTGCAAAAACTCCGCGAGATGAAAACATAATCAGCCCCGCCCGGCGCAAAGCTCCGGGGCTGCCGCGTTCCAGGCTGGAATTGTATCATTGTTGACGGATGGAGGGCATTAGCGCGCGCTAACGCCGCCTTAGGGCGCCTGTTCTTCTTCCTGCTCCTGTCCGATCTCATGGACGTATTCCGTCGGCTGTGTGCCGTCTATGAACGCCTCGAATATAGCGTTTTCGCTGGACGATTTGGTCAGTAGCCCGGTCTTTTTGTCCACCCGGGCGAAAACGACGTTCTCCGGCGGGGTGAAATCGCGCACGGCGTAGTTTTTTAGCGCCTCTTTCATGAACGCTATCCATATCGGTATGGCGGCGCGGGCGCCGGTCTCCTTTTTGCCGATGGGCGAATTGTCGTCCCTGCCCACCCACACCGCGCACACGATGTCCGGGGTGAAGCCGATGAACCACGCGTCGTTATAGTTGTTCGTCGTGCCGGTCTTCCCGGCGATGGGCCTGCCAAGCTCGGCCACCTTGGCCGCCGTCCCTTCGGCCACAACGCTTTTCATCACGCTTGCCATCACGTAGGCAGTGGCGGGGGATATGCGAGGATCGGGGGGCGACGGGCTGTTTGACTCCATTATGGAGTCCTTGCTGTCCTTCACCGAGTTGATGTACATCAGGTCCACGAAATCGCCCCCGTTGGCCAGCACCCCATAGGCCCGCACCATCTCTTCCACCGTCACCGGATAAGACCCCAGCGCCAGCGAAAGATAAGGGTCCAGCGGGCTTGTTATGCCGAACAGCCTGGCGTAGTCCACCACCACCTGGGCGCCTATTTTGTCTATCACCTTCACGGTGACCACGTTGCGCGAGTGGGTGACAGCCTCGCGTATCGTGGTTGGCCCGAAATACTCACCCTCGAAGTTGCTGGGGTTCCACGCCTTAAAGCCCGTCTTGGCAGGGTCTATCACCACCGGCGAGTCCATCACCACGGTGGCGGGGGTGAAGCCGTTGTCCAGCGCGGCTGTGTATATTATCGGCTTGAACGACGATCCCGGCTGGCGCATCGCCTGTACCGTCCGGTTGAATTTGGATACGTCCGCGTCGTATCCCCCCACCATGGCCAGTATCTCGCCGGTCTTCGGATTGGTGGCCAGCAGCGACGCCTGGGTATTGGGCGTCTGGTCGAGCGCCAGCGGAATCTGGCCGTCCGCACCGGCCCTGGCCAATATGCCCACCTCGATGATGTCGCCTTTCTTCAGGACTTTTCTCGCGTCTTCGATTTTCGGCGCCCACATGAAGTCCGCGTTGGGATTGGCCTTGTGCGCCCAGTCCATGCTGGCGAGCTGTATCGTCCCCTTAGCTCCGTCGAAGGTCACGCGGACAAGCCCTTTGTCCACGGCGGTCACCACGCCCCTTATGCGCCTGCCGGGCCTGTAGAAGTCGGGGGACGTTGTCCTGATCTCTTCCTTCTGGTTTATCTGCGCCCAGTCCGGTTTCTGGCCCCCCTCCACGTTCACTTTGCCCACGGGGCCGCGGTATCCCAGGCGCTTGTCCAGTTCCTCCAGCCCGGCCTTGAGCGCCGCGTCGGCCGCAGTCTGCATTTTCAGGTCCAGCGTGGTGTATATTTTCAGCCCGGAGTGGTACAGGGCCGTGGCCCCGTATTTCTTTTCCAGGTAGCGCCGCACATGCTCCCCAAACCATGCTGCCTTGTTGGCCGCCTTCTTGAATCCGGAAAGGCGTATCGGCTCGTTCTCGGCCTTTTCCTTGTCCTTTTCGGAGATGGCGCCAACGGCCACAAGCCTGCTTAACACGTGGGAACGGCGCGCCCTGGCCTTTTCAAGGTTGTTGTACGGCGAATAGTTCGTCGGCGCCTTGGGGAGCCCGGCGATCATGGCGATCTGCGCCAGTGTAAGCTCGCTTAGCTTTTTGCCGAAGTATGTTTCCGCGGCGGCGGCAACGCCGTATGAGCCGTGGCCGTAATATATCTGGTTTAGGTATATCTCCAGAATTTCGTTCTTGGAATAGCTGCGCTCTATCTCAAGTGAGAGGAGCGCCTCCTTTATCTTGCGCCCCATTGTGCGTTCCGGGGTGAGAAGCAGCGTTTTGGCAAGCTGCTGGGTGATGGAGCTGCCCCCCTGCACAACCCGGCCTGCCTTTATGTTCTCGAAAAAGGCGCGGAGTATCCCTTCGTAGTTGATGCCGCTATGCTCGTAAAACTGCGCGTCCTCCACGGCGATGGTCGCGTCGCGGAAAAGCTTGGGTATCTGGTTGAGGGTGACCAGGAGGCGCTTTTCAACGTAGAACTCGGAGATCAGCAGCCCGTTCCTGTCGTAAACGCGGGTGGCCTGGCTTGGATTGTATTTTCGTAATGTGGATATGTCCGGGAAATCCTCGCTGAAAAGCTTGGTGTAGTAATATCCCGCCCCGGCCCCCGCCGCCGCCGCCACGGCGATGATGATCATCGCCGATATCAGCCCCGCGCGCGCCGCGATGGAAGGCTTGCGCCCGCCGCCGTTCGAGGGTTTGGTATCGGTTTGCAGGTTCGGCGTCTCGCCGTTGTTTATGGGTTTTTCTTCGGGCTTTTGGCCCGTTTCCCCGGCTTCGTTACCGGTCATTTCAACCCTTCTTCGCCGGGGCCTTTAGCCCAAGCTTCTTCATTACCAATTGCAGGTCGCTCCATGCGTCTTTCTTGGACGATTCGTTCCGCAAAAGGTACGCCGGGTGGAACGTGGGCAGAAGGGGAGTGCCGTGGTATGAGTGGAAATCCCCGCGCAACTTCGATATGGGGATGTTGTTCTTGAGCAGCGTGTTGGCTGCCACCGCCCCCAGGGCGCATATGATCGCCGGGCGGATTATCTCTATCTGGCGGAGCAGGTACGGCTCGCACATTTCCACCTCGCCGGGGAGGGGATTGCGGTTCTCCGGCGGGCGGCACTTTATTATGTTGGCGATGTACACCGTCTCCCGGGAAAGGCCCATGGCGCCGATCATCTTGGTCAAAAGCTGGCCGGCGCGCCCCACGAAAGGCTCCCCCTTCTTGTCCTCCTCGGCCCCCGGCGCCTCGCCTATGAACAAAAGCCGCGCTTCCGGATCGCCCACGCCGAAAACGGTGTTCGTCCTCCCTTCGCACAACCCGCACTTGACGCACCCGCCCACCTCCATCTCGATGGCGGCCAGCTTCTCCCTTTTGGAGCCGTCCTTGCCCCGTTTTTTCACTTCTTCTTCCTTTATCGCGGGTGGAGCCGTCTTTGGCTCCGTCTTCACCGCCAATTCCGCCGCGCCGGACAATCTTTCGATAAGTCCGCGCTGCAATGTCCCTTCAACGTTCTCATGGCCGTGCAGCCTTAACGTCTCAAGCTCCGATTTGAGCGCCGCCAACCTGACGGCCGCCGTCCTGGCTCCGCTCATCAGCCCTTCACCTTGACGGACCGGAGGGACATTATCTCATCAAAAATCTTCCGCGCAACGTTCTCTTTCAGGTCACGGCCGATATTTGC encodes the following:
- a CDS encoding ammonium transporter — protein: MIDAGDTAWMLFATALVMLMTVGVSFYYAGMSRKKNVLAAIMHGFAPLCLVSVIWVLWGYTIAFGRDNGGIIGGLEWLALAGVGSAPSASAGTIPHLGFAAFQGMFAVVTTAIIAGAFAERMKFTAFLLFTALWVTFVYAPLAHWVWGKGGWIGGVLGALDFAGGTVVHISAGVAALVAAFLIGPRRGFGVSSMAPHNLVFTLIGAGLLWFGWFGFNAGSAFSAGNLAALAFINTNSAAAAAALAWIIIEWLQKGKPTFLGAASGALAGLVAITPACGFVGPLPAMIIGAAAAPLCYGAIMLKPRLGYDDSFDVFGVHAVCGTWGAMATGLFASTAVNPAGLNGFFSGNPPLLGIQAIAVIATYVYVALYTYIICKIVDRVVGLRVSEDDEITGLDYTQHRESAYNS
- a CDS encoding glycosyltransferase family 2 protein, translated to MSDLVAVPVYNEIATLALVMAKIRDNHDGDILAVDDGSTDGSYETLQNTPGIVVLRHERNMGYGKSVIDGLEYAVRNGYEKVVTIDCDEQHEPKFIGRMFAELGDYDVLSGSRYLETSPEDDAAPPDRLDINRKITEVINQITGFNLTDSFCGFKCYRVSAIARLSLDEPGYAQPLQFWIQAKHSGLSVQEIPTPRIYKNLSRTFGGGIDDPEKRLGYYMEVVERELERWRMKNTPKSRRTA
- a CDS encoding PBP1A family penicillin-binding protein, with protein sequence MTGNEAGETGQKPEEKPINNGETPNLQTDTKPSNGGGRKPSIAARAGLISAMIIIAVAAAAGAGAGYYYTKLFSEDFPDISTLRKYNPSQATRVYDRNGLLISEFYVEKRLLVTLNQIPKLFRDATIAVEDAQFYEHSGINYEGILRAFFENIKAGRVVQGGSSITQQLAKTLLLTPERTMGRKIKEALLSLEIERSYSKNEILEIYLNQIYYGHGSYGVAAAAETYFGKKLSELTLAQIAMIAGLPKAPTNYSPYNNLEKARARRSHVLSRLVAVGAISEKDKEKAENEPIRLSGFKKAANKAAWFGEHVRRYLEKKYGATALYHSGLKIYTTLDLKMQTAADAALKAGLEELDKRLGYRGPVGKVNVEGGQKPDWAQINQKEEIRTTSPDFYRPGRRIRGVVTAVDKGLVRVTFDGAKGTIQLASMDWAHKANPNADFMWAPKIEDARKVLKKGDIIEVGILARAGADGQIPLALDQTPNTQASLLATNPKTGEILAMVGGYDADVSKFNRTVQAMRQPGSSFKPIIYTAALDNGFTPATVVMDSPVVIDPAKTGFKAWNPSNFEGEYFGPTTIREAVTHSRNVVTVKVIDKIGAQVVVDYARLFGITSPLDPYLSLALGSYPVTVEEMVRAYGVLANGGDFVDLMYINSVKDSKDSIMESNSPSPPDPRISPATAYVMASVMKSVVAEGTAAKVAELGRPIAGKTGTTNNYNDAWFIGFTPDIVCAVWVGRDDNSPIGKKETGARAAIPIWIAFMKEALKNYAVRDFTPPENVVFARVDKKTGLLTKSSSENAIFEAFIDGTQPTEYVHEIGQEQEEEQAP
- a CDS encoding uracil-DNA glycosylase yields the protein MSGARTAAVRLAALKSELETLRLHGHENVEGTLQRGLIERLSGAAELAVKTEPKTAPPAIKEEEVKKRGKDGSKREKLAAIEMEVGGCVKCGLCEGRTNTVFGVGDPEARLLFIGEAPGAEEDKKGEPFVGRAGQLLTKMIGAMGLSRETVYIANIIKCRPPENRNPLPGEVEMCEPYLLRQIEIIRPAIICALGAVAANTLLKNNIPISKLRGDFHSYHGTPLLPTFHPAYLLRNESSKKDAWSDLQLVMKKLGLKAPAKKG